The Trueperaceae bacterium genomic interval TCGGAGCTGGGGCATCGCTCAGACGTCGCCGCCGGTGTTCCTGTCCTGCGGCAGCTCGCCTCCCTCGGTCCTGATCGTGTCTTCCGGAGGGTTCCCGAGCCTCTCGGAAACGTCTACCAGAGTGTCGTAGATCTCCTGAGCGTCCTCGTCCTCGGCGCGCCCCAGCCAGTCGTAGGCGTCGGCGACCAGTTCCTCCATGCGTCTCGCCAGTTCGTCTCTGTCGGCCATGTCCTCGTACCTCTTGGTCAGGGGCGTGTCGTGGATCCCGTCGCCCCACGGGTCGTCGTCATCGTGGTTGCGCGGTTCGTCCTCGTCACCGCGAGCGTCGGCCGTGTCCTGCCGAACGTACTCCTCGATATCGCTTCGCGAGCGGTCGTTGGCCGCCTGGGTGTCGAAGTCGGGGTCGGCGTCGCCCAGGTCGACAATTTCCTCGTCGTAACCGGCGTCCTCGTCCCTGGGGTCGCTCACCCGGTCGAGTTGCGCCAGCTCGTCGTCGGCGTCCGTCTCGGCCGGCTCGGGTTCGAAGTTCTGACGGTCGTGATACGGGTTCGGCTCCGACTGGTGGACCTCGCGGAGCGTCCGCTTGTCGTGATCTCTCATGCTGCCTCCCGACGCGGCGCCGCCGGCTCGTGTACTCGGCCGCAAGCGCGCGTTCCCTCCGCCCACCGTAACGAACCGGAGTGAGGGGCAGATGGACCTGGTCCACAATGAGCGCCGGTACGACCCGCTCATCGGAACGCCCCTCCGTGCCCGCTCTCGTCCGGGGGCGCCGGAGCAGGCGCAGATCTCGGGCCTGACCGTCAGTGACCTGTCAGGGGCCCAGTCGCCGGTACCGTGCGTAGGCTTCCTCGAACGGCTCGAAGTCGCCCGGTTCGATCCAGTCGATCCCATCAAGCGTATGAGGCGGCCGCCCACCGAGGCTCTCTAGCGCCAGCCGAGCCGCCCCGTAGGCGGGGCCGCTCTCCGATCCGCTCCGCCCCAGCGGCAACTGCAGAACATCGGCCACCATCTGGCTCCACACGGGCGATCTTGCGCCGCCGCCGGTCAGCAGCGCCTGCTCTGGAGCGCCGAGCGGCTCCATCACTTGCAGCGCCTCACGGAGGCTGAAGGCCACTCCTTCCAGAACCGCGCGCGCCATCTCGGGGAGCCCGGCCGCCAAGCTGAGGCCGTGGAACGAAGCCCGCAGCGACGGATCGAGGTGTGGCGTCCTCTCGCCCGACAGGTACGGCTTGAATGTGACGCCCATGGCTCCAGTCGGAACCTGTGCGGCTAACCCGACCAATTCCTCAACGGTCCGATCGGGGGCAAGCTTCTCGCGGAACCACCCCAGGCTGCCTGCCGCAGCCAGCGTCACTCCCAGCAGGAAGAAGCCTCCATCGGCGTGGCAGAAGAGGTGCAGGCGCCCCTGAGGGTCGGGTCGCGGAGTGCCCCTGGGCGCGGAGATGACGCCGGAGGTGCCCAAGCTCACGCTTCCCAGCTGCGGCCGCTCGCTCGAGAGGCCCAGCCCGTAGGCGGCGGCGGCGTTGTCGCCCGCGCCCGCGACCACATCGAGCCCGGGAGGCAGGCCGAGTTCGGCGGCAACTGCCGGCTGGACCGCCCCCACCACGGCCTTCGACGGCATCACCTGCGGCCAGCGGCGCGCGTCGATGCCCAGGGCGTCGAGGATGTCGGCGTCCCAGGCCTGGGCGTGGAGGTTGAAGGCGTTGGACCCGGAGGCGTCGCACGGTTCGGCGAACAGTTCCCCCGTAAGCCGGTAGCCGATGAAGTCCTTGGGGAAGAGGACGTGCCGGGTGCGTTCGAAGTTCTCCGGCTCCGCTTGCCTCAGCCACACGACTTTGGCCAGTTGGAAGCCGGTGATGGCGGGGTTGCCCGTTCGCTCGATCATCTCCCGGCTCGGTACCGCCGCTTCGATGGTCCGAACGGCATCGCCGGTTCGCTGGTCGTTCCAGAGGATCGCGGGTCGCACGACCTCACCATGCTCGTCCACCGCCACCATCCCGTGCATCTGGCCGGAGAGACCGAGCGCCCGCGGCTCGAACTCGCCCGCGACGTCTTGGGCGAGTTGCCGGAGCGCCGAGCGGGCAGCCTCCCACCACTCCTCGGGTCGCTGTTCGCTCCAGCCTGGACGGGGAGTGAGCAGTGGGTAGGTCCTGTCGCACCGGGCGATCACCTCACCCGATTCGTCCACGGCGACGGCTTTCAGGGCAGAGGTGCCAACGTCCAGGCCCAGCGCCGCTCCTCTCATCTGTTCCGACCGGTGGCGGGCCGGTACTCCATCAGCGCACCCCCAGCAGCAGTTCCACGGTCAGCTGGTCGATCCGTTCGAGGCCTGCTCCCCTGCGGCGCAAGGCATCCTCGTCGAACGAAAGCGTCTTGAGCCGTTCGGCGTTCTGGCGGGAGTAGCGGGTGAGGGAATCGAGCTCTGGCTCCTCGACGCGGTAGGCCGCCAGCGCCTCCTGGATCTCAGGGTCGGCCTCGAACCGCTCGACCTTCTCCTTGAGTATCAGGTAGCTCCGCATGCAGCCCCTGGCGAACTGCCAGACACCCTCCTCGTCCTCGGTACGGAGGGCGTGCGCGTCGAAGTGACGGGGCCCGTCGTAACCGCCCTTCTCCAGCAGTTGCACGGTGAAGAACGCAGCCTTCTGATTCTCCGCGGCGAAGCGGAGGTCCTGGTCGAAACGAGCCATCTTCTGGTCGTTGAGGTCGATGTGGAAGAGCTTGCCCGCGTCGAGTGCCTGGGCGACCGCGTGGGGGAAGGAGAGACCGGCCATCGTCTCGTGCGCGAACTCGGGGTTGACCCCCACCATCTCCGGCCGCTCCAGAGTCGCTATGAAGCCGAGCATGGAGCCGACGGTCGGGAAGAAGAGATCTCCCCGCGGCTCGTTCGGCTTGGGTTCGAGCGCGAACCGGTAACCGTACCCCTGGTCCTCGGAGTAGGCGCAGAGGAAGTCGAGCGCTTCGCGGAACCAGGCCAGCGAGTCGAGCAGCTTGCCGGCCGCGTCCACCTCCGAGCCCTCACGTCCGCCCCAGAAGACGTAGGTCCTGGCGCCGACCTCGGCGCCGAGGTCCATCGCGCGCATGACCTTCTGTAGCGCGTAGCCGCGCACTCGAGCGTCGGCGCTGGTGAAGGCGCCGTCGCGGAACGCAGGGTCGGAGAAGAGGTTGGTGGTTGCCATGGGCACGACCAGCCCGTTGTCGTCGAGCGCCGCCTTGAACTCCCGAACTATGCGGTCGCGTTCGGCGGAGCTGGCGCCCGCGGGCACGAGGTCGTTGTCGTGGAAGTTGACGCCCCAGGCGCCCAGTTCGGCGAGCTTCTCGACGATCCTCACCGGCGCGATGGGTGAGCGGGTCGCCTCGCCGAACGGGTCTCTGCCCACGTTCCCGACGGTCCAGAGGCCGAACGTGAACTTGTGCTCGGGCCGCGGCCGGTAGTCGCTGGTCACGCCAGGCTCCCGGCCGGAGACCAGGCCGCCGGCGTCCACTTCCTGTCGCTGCGACTGCTCTCGACCGTCTTCTCGATGAAGTGCACGCCCCTGGCGCCGTCCACCACCGTCGGGTAGTCGGCCTCCTGACCGCGGATGGCGGCGGCGACGTTGCCGTAGACATTGGCGAACGCCTCGATGAATGCCTCCGGGTGCCCAGACGGCAGCCGGCTGTGAGCCATCGACGCTTTGCTCAGGTAGCCTCCGCCGTTGCGCGTGTAGATCTGCGCGGGTCCCTCCAGCGGCTTGAAGACGAGCTGGTTGGGATCCTCCTGGCGCCAGGCGATCGACCCCTCGCTGCCGTAGACGCGGATCCGCAAGTCGTTCTCCTCGCCCACCTCGATCTGGGAGGCGATGAGCACCCCGCGCGCTCCCCCCTGGTAGCGGATGAGCAGGTTGGCATCGTCGTCGAGCCGGCGTCCGGGTACGAAGGTGGTGAGTTCGGCGCATACCGACTCCAACTCCAGGCCGGTGATGGTGGCGACGAGGTTCTCGGCGTGCGAGCCGATATCGCCGATCGCGCCGCCGATGCCGCTCCGCTCCGGATCGGTCCGCCACTCGGCCTGCTTGGCGCCCTGATCCTCGAGCTTCGTGGCCAGCCAGCCCTGGTTGTACTCGACGATGACCTTGCGGAGTTCACCCAGCATCCCCTGACGCACCATGTCGCGCGCCTGCTTCACCATCGGATACCCCGTGTAGTTGTAGGTGACCGCGAAGACGACACCCTTCGCCTGCGCCGCCTCGACGAGATCGAGTGCCTTGTCGGTGGAGGTGGTGAGCGGCTTGTCGCAGATCACGTTGATCCCCGCCTCGACGAACGCCTTGGCGACCGGGTGATGGACGTGGTTGGGAGTAACTATAGAGACGGCGTCTATCCGCTCACCCTCGAGCAGGGCCCGCTCCCCCTGCAGCATCTCCTCCCAGCTGCCGTAGTTGCGGTCGGCCGGCAGGCCCAGCTCCTTGCCCGACGCCTTCGCCTTGTCGGGGTCCGACGAGAGCGCGCCGGCCACCAGGTCGAAATTGCCGTCGAGCCGCGCCGCCATACGGTGTACGCCTCCGATGAAGGCGTCCCG includes:
- the xylA gene encoding xylose isomerase, with translation MTSDYRPRPEHKFTFGLWTVGNVGRDPFGEATRSPIAPVRIVEKLAELGAWGVNFHDNDLVPAGASSAERDRIVREFKAALDDNGLVVPMATTNLFSDPAFRDGAFTSADARVRGYALQKVMRAMDLGAEVGARTYVFWGGREGSEVDAAGKLLDSLAWFREALDFLCAYSEDQGYGYRFALEPKPNEPRGDLFFPTVGSMLGFIATLERPEMVGVNPEFAHETMAGLSFPHAVAQALDAGKLFHIDLNDQKMARFDQDLRFAAENQKAAFFTVQLLEKGGYDGPRHFDAHALRTEDEEGVWQFARGCMRSYLILKEKVERFEADPEIQEALAAYRVEEPELDSLTRYSRQNAERLKTLSFDEDALRRRGAGLERIDQLTVELLLGVR
- a CDS encoding Gfo/Idh/MocA family oxidoreductase gives rise to the protein MIREPARPLKLGMVGGGRDAFIGGVHRMAARLDGNFDLVAGALSSDPDKAKASGKELGLPADRNYGSWEEMLQGERALLEGERIDAVSIVTPNHVHHPVAKAFVEAGINVICDKPLTTSTDKALDLVEAAQAKGVVFAVTYNYTGYPMVKQARDMVRQGMLGELRKVIVEYNQGWLATKLEDQGAKQAEWRTDPERSGIGGAIGDIGSHAENLVATITGLELESVCAELTTFVPGRRLDDDANLLIRYQGGARGVLIASQIEVGEENDLRIRVYGSEGSIAWRQEDPNQLVFKPLEGPAQIYTRNGGGYLSKASMAHSRLPSGHPEAFIEAFANVYGNVAAAIRGQEADYPTVVDGARGVHFIEKTVESSRSDRKWTPAAWSPAGSLA
- the xylB gene encoding xylulokinase, whose product is MRGAALGLDVGTSALKAVAVDESGEVIARCDRTYPLLTPRPGWSEQRPEEWWEAARSALRQLAQDVAGEFEPRALGLSGQMHGMVAVDEHGEVVRPAILWNDQRTGDAVRTIEAAVPSREMIERTGNPAITGFQLAKVVWLRQAEPENFERTRHVLFPKDFIGYRLTGELFAEPCDASGSNAFNLHAQAWDADILDALGIDARRWPQVMPSKAVVGAVQPAVAAELGLPPGLDVVAGAGDNAAAAYGLGLSSERPQLGSVSLGTSGVISAPRGTPRPDPQGRLHLFCHADGGFFLLGVTLAAAGSLGWFREKLAPDRTVEELVGLAAQVPTGAMGVTFKPYLSGERTPHLDPSLRASFHGLSLAAGLPEMARAVLEGVAFSLREALQVMEPLGAPEQALLTGGGARSPVWSQMVADVLQLPLGRSGSESGPAYGAARLALESLGGRPPHTLDGIDWIEPGDFEPFEEAYARYRRLGP